A window of the Natronospira proteinivora genome harbors these coding sequences:
- a CDS encoding class I SAM-dependent methyltransferase, producing MDIASIKSAYRRYARYYDRVFGPIFAPGRNMAIEQLDSQNGKRILEVGVGTGLSLPHYEDDTRIVGIDISSDMLNIARQRVQDENLGHVEALLEMDAENLSFEDNSFDAVIAMYVASVVPNPDRLMAEMARVCKPGGDLMVINHFASHNPLLRGMERGLTPLSRFVGFRPSMDLSELPQPQGFEQLGIYRANMMGYWKLVHYRHTGSAPSAPESKGNGAAHPSSSAHS from the coding sequence ATGGATATTGCGTCAATCAAGTCAGCTTATCGCCGCTATGCACGGTATTACGACCGGGTATTCGGCCCCATCTTCGCCCCCGGGCGAAATATGGCCATAGAACAGCTTGATTCGCAAAATGGCAAGCGGATCCTCGAAGTGGGCGTCGGAACAGGCCTCTCCCTGCCACATTATGAAGATGACACCCGAATTGTAGGCATTGATATCAGCAGCGACATGCTCAATATCGCTCGGCAGCGCGTCCAGGATGAGAATCTGGGCCATGTGGAAGCACTGCTGGAGATGGATGCTGAAAATCTAAGCTTCGAAGACAACAGCTTTGATGCGGTAATCGCCATGTATGTGGCGTCGGTTGTTCCTAATCCCGACCGCCTGATGGCCGAGATGGCTCGGGTCTGCAAACCGGGCGGTGATCTCATGGTCATCAACCATTTTGCCTCCCACAACCCCCTGCTGAGAGGCATGGAACGGGGCTTGACCCCCCTGTCCCGATTCGTGGGATTTCGTCCCAGCATGGACTTGTCTGAACTGCCCCAGCCCCAAGGCTTTGAACAACTGGGCATCTATCGGGCAAACATGATGGGCTACTGGAAGCTGGTTCATTATCGCCACACAGGTAGCGCCCCCTCAGCCCCGGAGAGCAAAGGCAACGGTGCCGCTCATCCATCATCCTCCGCCCATTCATAA
- a CDS encoding ParM/StbA family protein, giving the protein MERCIGLDLGYGFVKVFDGRDSHSFPSVVGEGGSGAPMSLGFRKPKITEDLRVTVGGKSYFLGDLAIRHSRIAHRGLSATRTEGNDIKILFLGALSLYCTDPMNTFYVVTGLPPGRMHMAHELVNLMRGDHQIVREVGGNRFDCNVRLDNIEVVPQPVGTFWSEVLDQQARIQPESPLMKGKVGIIDIGFRTSDLSTIIDGDYAPAFTRTVPIGISVGYDGISSALATQYGLECETHTLDEAVINGKINVSGREVDITGLRDQVFGEVATKLLVEIRSLWQVAGYDHVLLTGGGGQVLEKYLREHIPQLRLVDEPVSANARGYYRWAYHNIQGNQDAGGGDSDGMDRQRTADAENW; this is encoded by the coding sequence GTGGAACGTTGCATCGGTCTTGACCTGGGTTACGGTTTCGTCAAAGTATTTGACGGTCGTGACAGCCATTCTTTCCCCTCTGTGGTGGGCGAGGGCGGTTCCGGGGCGCCCATGTCCCTGGGTTTCCGCAAGCCTAAAATCACCGAGGATCTCCGTGTCACCGTAGGTGGCAAGTCCTACTTTTTGGGTGACTTGGCCATTCGCCATTCACGCATTGCCCACCGGGGGCTGTCAGCCACCCGGACGGAAGGCAATGACATCAAGATTCTGTTTCTTGGTGCCTTGAGTCTTTATTGCACTGATCCCATGAACACCTTCTATGTGGTCACCGGGCTGCCCCCTGGGCGGATGCACATGGCCCATGAACTGGTGAACCTCATGCGCGGCGATCATCAGATTGTTCGCGAAGTGGGAGGTAACCGCTTTGACTGCAATGTGCGTTTGGACAACATTGAAGTGGTTCCCCAGCCGGTAGGCACCTTCTGGTCCGAAGTGCTGGATCAACAGGCCCGAATTCAGCCGGAAAGCCCGCTGATGAAGGGCAAGGTCGGCATTATCGACATCGGTTTCCGAACCAGTGACCTGTCCACCATCATCGATGGGGACTATGCGCCAGCCTTCACCCGCACCGTACCCATTGGCATTTCGGTGGGTTATGACGGTATTTCCAGCGCCTTGGCTACCCAGTATGGCCTTGAGTGCGAAACCCACACCCTGGACGAGGCTGTGATCAACGGCAAAATCAACGTGTCCGGACGGGAAGTGGATATCACCGGTCTGAGGGATCAGGTCTTCGGTGAAGTGGCCACCAAGCTGTTGGTGGAGATCCGGTCACTCTGGCAGGTGGCCGGTTACGATCACGTCCTGCTGACCGGTGGTGGTGGGCAGGTGCTGGAGAAGTACCTGCGTGAGCATATTCCCCAGCTGCGTCTGGTGGATGAGCCGGTTTCCGCCAATGCCCGAGGCTATTATCGCTGGGCCTACCATAATATCCAGGGCAACCAGGATGCCGGTGGTGGCGACAGCGATGGCATGGATCGCCAGCGCACGGCGGATGCCGAAAACTGGTAA
- a CDS encoding HD-GYP domain-containing protein encodes MKCKLRVTDVSTGMYVAELDRPWLESPFLFQGFTVESRRELSQLRETCQYVFVDLERSRSDLQSRIRRQAVLDRGKPSQTVQEEAPPEHRFKAIKRELARALDIREKTRQYVDVLMDDARLGKHVSVQGVKTVVTELLDTILINPSASLWLIQLREKDHHTAQHAINTAVIGMIFARHEGLDRDAIESVGMGGLLHDIGKVKVPRSVLHREGPLSEDELKLMRTHPEQGLRLLEQSGGVPEPVKRIVVQHHERLDGSGYPRSLVDRQIDSLALLVGLVDLYDAMCGDWPGNPALSPHRALAKLRREEEKGFGRERIERFIKCMGVYPIGTVVRLSNGAKGMVVSHNRTSRLKPVLMMVEDPRGTPYRKRPLVDLAGPRGSSGAEWQIESALDPAEFGEDKIRTITTTETIL; translated from the coding sequence ATGAAATGCAAGTTGCGGGTAACGGATGTTTCCACGGGCATGTATGTTGCGGAGCTTGATCGCCCGTGGTTGGAATCCCCCTTTCTGTTTCAGGGCTTCACGGTGGAGTCCCGTCGCGAGCTGAGCCAGCTGCGCGAGACCTGTCAGTATGTATTTGTTGATCTGGAGCGGTCCCGCTCCGATCTGCAGTCGCGCATACGGCGCCAAGCCGTGCTGGACCGGGGAAAACCTAGTCAGACGGTGCAGGAGGAAGCCCCGCCGGAACATCGTTTCAAGGCCATCAAGCGCGAGCTGGCCCGTGCCCTGGATATTCGGGAGAAGACCCGTCAGTACGTGGATGTGCTGATGGATGATGCCCGTCTTGGCAAGCATGTCAGCGTTCAGGGCGTCAAAACGGTGGTCACCGAGCTGCTGGACACCATTCTCATCAATCCTTCCGCTTCCCTGTGGCTGATTCAGCTTCGGGAGAAAGATCATCATACCGCCCAGCACGCCATTAATACCGCCGTCATTGGCATGATCTTCGCTCGCCATGAGGGCCTGGATCGGGATGCTATTGAATCGGTGGGCATGGGTGGTTTGCTTCACGACATCGGCAAGGTAAAAGTGCCCCGCTCGGTATTGCATCGGGAAGGCCCACTCTCGGAGGACGAGCTGAAGCTGATGCGGACCCATCCGGAGCAAGGGCTTCGCCTGCTGGAACAATCCGGCGGAGTGCCCGAACCGGTCAAGCGAATCGTGGTGCAGCACCACGAGCGCCTGGATGGTAGCGGTTATCCCCGCTCCCTGGTGGATCGCCAGATTGATTCCCTGGCCCTGCTTGTTGGTCTCGTGGACCTGTATGACGCCATGTGTGGCGATTGGCCGGGCAATCCCGCGCTCTCCCCCCATCGGGCGCTGGCAAAACTGCGTCGCGAGGAGGAGAAGGGCTTTGGTCGGGAACGGATCGAACGGTTCATCAAGTGCATGGGAGTCTATCCCATTGGCACGGTTGTGCGTCTCAGCAACGGTGCCAAGGGCATGGTGGTTTCCCATAACCGAACAAGCCGGCTCAAACCGGTTTTGATGATGGTAGAGGATCCCCGTGGTACGCCCTATCGCAAACGGCCGCTGGTTGATCTGGCCGGTCCCCGGGGCAGTTCGGGCGCCGAATGGCAGATCGAGTCGGCCCTGGATCCGGCGGAATTCGGCGAAGACAAGATCCGGACCATCACCACCACCGAAACCATTCTCTGA
- the gltX gene encoding glutamate--tRNA ligase produces the protein MTIRTRFAPSPTGYLHIGGARTALFCWLYAKRHQGKFVLRIEDTDRERSTPESVQAILDGMEWMGLDWDEGPFYQTERYDRYKVLIDKLLEEGKAYRCYCSKEELEEMREAQRARKEKPRYDGRCRNRSEAKEGVEPVIRFRNPLDGAVTFNDQVRGHVTFNNSELDDLIIARSDGTPTYNFTVVVDDMDMRITHVIRGDDHLNNTPRQINMIEALGGEPPVYAHVPMILGSDGARLSKRHGAVSVLQYREEGYLPEALLNYLVRLGWSHGDQEVFSREEMIQLFDIDEVNRSASTFNPEKLLWLNQHYIKDSSPDYVAQALKPLLQARGCEVNDDATLEAIVVSQQERAKTLVEMADNSLFFFQDFDAFDEKAAKKNLRPVAEEPLKVVKEDLAALDDWQPEKVHGVVTAVAERLELKLGKVAQPIRVAVSGGPVSPPIDQTLALLGKEVTLARIEKALAYIEERKENS, from the coding sequence ATGACGATTCGGACCCGGTTCGCCCCCAGCCCAACAGGGTATCTGCATATCGGCGGGGCGCGTACGGCGCTGTTCTGCTGGCTCTATGCGAAAAGGCATCAGGGCAAGTTTGTATTGCGCATTGAGGATACCGACCGGGAACGCTCCACGCCGGAATCGGTTCAGGCCATTTTGGATGGCATGGAATGGATGGGGCTGGATTGGGACGAAGGCCCTTTCTACCAGACTGAGCGTTATGACCGTTACAAGGTTTTGATTGACAAGTTGCTGGAAGAAGGCAAGGCCTATCGTTGCTACTGCAGCAAGGAAGAGCTGGAGGAAATGCGGGAGGCCCAGCGGGCGCGCAAGGAAAAGCCTCGCTACGACGGTCGTTGCCGTAACAGAAGCGAAGCCAAGGAAGGTGTCGAGCCAGTGATTCGCTTTCGGAATCCGCTGGATGGGGCCGTGACCTTCAATGATCAGGTCCGGGGGCATGTGACGTTCAATAACAGCGAGCTGGATGATTTGATCATCGCCCGTTCCGACGGCACGCCCACCTATAATTTCACCGTGGTGGTGGATGACATGGACATGAGGATTACCCATGTGATCCGTGGTGATGATCACCTCAACAATACGCCTCGGCAAATCAACATGATTGAGGCCCTGGGTGGTGAACCGCCGGTTTACGCCCATGTGCCCATGATTCTGGGTTCCGATGGCGCCCGTTTATCCAAGCGGCATGGCGCGGTTAGCGTGCTGCAGTACCGGGAGGAGGGCTATCTGCCGGAAGCATTGCTCAATTACCTGGTCCGGCTGGGCTGGTCCCACGGGGATCAGGAAGTATTCTCCCGGGAGGAGATGATTCAGCTGTTCGATATTGATGAAGTCAATCGTTCAGCGTCCACCTTCAATCCGGAAAAACTGCTCTGGTTGAATCAGCATTACATCAAGGACAGCAGCCCGGATTACGTGGCACAGGCCCTCAAGCCCTTGTTGCAAGCCCGGGGATGTGAAGTGAACGATGACGCCACCCTGGAAGCCATCGTGGTATCTCAGCAGGAGCGGGCGAAAACACTGGTGGAAATGGCGGATAACAGCCTGTTCTTCTTTCAAGACTTTGACGCCTTTGATGAAAAGGCCGCCAAGAAGAATCTGCGGCCAGTGGCGGAAGAACCCTTGAAAGTCGTCAAGGAGGATTTGGCTGCGCTGGATGACTGGCAGCCGGAAAAGGTGCATGGTGTTGTAACCGCCGTGGCGGAACGGCTTGAGCTGAAGCTGGGGAAAGTGGCCCAGCCCATTCGAGTAGCGGTATCCGGTGGACCGGTTTCTCCTCCCATTGATCAGACACTGGCGCTGCTCGGTAAAGAGGTGACACTGGCTCGAATTGAGAAAGCGCTGGCTTATATCGAAGAAAGAAAGGAAAATTCCTGA
- a CDS encoding HPF/RaiA family ribosome-associated protein, with product MQLPLEVHFHNMDHSDALEERAREAATKLENACPQLQSCRVFIEAAHYRKGTGNMYEVRIDMRVPGQEVAVHLTQDEDATKNEDAHSLVTRTFKLAEKRLRAYLDKKMDKRKGRGDKPGKAEADAQAAQDAQDQAGL from the coding sequence ATGCAACTTCCCCTAGAGGTTCATTTCCACAACATGGACCACTCCGACGCCCTGGAAGAACGGGCCCGGGAAGCCGCCACCAAGCTTGAGAACGCCTGCCCCCAGTTACAGTCCTGCCGCGTTTTCATTGAAGCTGCCCACTACCGCAAGGGCACGGGCAATATGTACGAAGTCCGCATCGACATGCGTGTACCCGGCCAAGAGGTAGCCGTCCACCTGACCCAGGATGAAGACGCCACCAAGAACGAGGATGCCCATTCCCTGGTCACCCGCACCTTTAAATTGGCCGAAAAGCGCCTGAGAGCCTATCTGGACAAGAAAATGGACAAGCGTAAGGGCCGTGGTGACAAGCCCGGCAAGGCCGAAGCCGATGCGCAAGCCGCTCAAGACGCTCAGGATCAGGCGGGACTCTGA
- a CDS encoding sigma-54-dependent transcriptional regulator, translated as MNVEAATERRHGARVLLVDDDPGLRRLLSLRLEGHGYQVDVAENAKAALGAVATRIPQVVVTDLRMEGMDGMALFRRLREELPTLPVIIITAYGTIPDAVAATREGAFGFLTKPVDSTELLDLVAEAAASGQEQTNHQPERHHGIVTRSREMATLLSDVSLVAQSDASVVIQGESGTGKEVLARAIHAASNRANHPFVAINCAAVPADLLESELFGHEKGAFTGADRARSGLFQEAEGGTLFLDEIGDMPLAFQAKLLRALQERKVRPVGGREERPVNVRVVSATHRDIAAAMVEGAFREDLYYRLNVVRLDLPPLRERPEDIPLLAEHFLAEIDAGRPAGQRVGSFSPEAVRALLAYSWPGNVRQLRNVVEQVCVLCRKGPVPTNLVQRALREGRDEMISLAQARDHFERDYIARTLRLTDGNVSEAARLAGRNRTEFYRLLKRHHLNPRGFKS; from the coding sequence ATGAACGTTGAAGCGGCTACAGAGCGGCGTCATGGTGCCCGGGTATTGTTGGTGGATGACGATCCGGGCTTGCGTCGCTTGCTCTCGCTCCGACTGGAGGGGCACGGCTATCAAGTGGATGTGGCAGAGAATGCCAAGGCGGCCTTGGGCGCGGTGGCCACACGCATACCCCAGGTAGTGGTGACCGATCTGCGTATGGAAGGCATGGATGGTATGGCTTTGTTCCGACGCCTACGGGAGGAGCTCCCCACCTTGCCGGTGATTATCATTACCGCCTATGGAACCATCCCCGATGCGGTGGCCGCCACCCGGGAAGGAGCCTTTGGTTTTCTGACCAAACCGGTGGACAGTACTGAGTTGCTGGATTTGGTGGCCGAGGCCGCGGCCAGTGGACAGGAGCAGACGAATCATCAGCCGGAACGCCACCATGGCATTGTGACCCGCAGCCGCGAAATGGCGACCCTCCTGTCCGATGTCAGTCTGGTCGCTCAAAGCGATGCCAGTGTGGTGATTCAGGGTGAAAGCGGTACCGGCAAGGAAGTCCTGGCTCGGGCGATTCATGCTGCCAGCAACCGGGCCAATCATCCTTTTGTGGCCATCAACTGCGCCGCCGTGCCGGCGGATTTGCTGGAATCGGAGCTGTTTGGGCATGAGAAGGGGGCATTTACCGGGGCCGATCGTGCCCGGTCGGGGCTGTTCCAGGAAGCGGAGGGCGGCACCCTGTTCCTGGATGAAATCGGGGATATGCCCTTGGCGTTCCAGGCCAAACTGCTGCGCGCCTTGCAGGAGCGAAAAGTCCGCCCAGTGGGTGGTCGGGAAGAGCGGCCGGTGAACGTGCGGGTGGTCTCGGCCACCCACAGGGACATTGCTGCCGCCATGGTGGAAGGGGCATTTCGTGAAGACCTGTATTACCGACTGAATGTGGTCCGCCTGGATCTGCCACCACTGAGAGAGCGTCCTGAGGACATTCCCTTGTTGGCAGAGCATTTTTTGGCCGAGATCGATGCCGGACGGCCGGCGGGACAGCGTGTTGGGAGTTTCTCGCCGGAAGCGGTTCGGGCTTTGCTGGCCTATAGCTGGCCCGGCAATGTTCGGCAATTGAGGAATGTGGTCGAACAGGTTTGTGTCTTGTGCCGAAAGGGGCCCGTGCCAACTAATCTGGTTCAGCGTGCCTTGCGGGAGGGTAGGGACGAGATGATTTCTCTGGCACAAGCCCGTGACCACTTCGAACGGGATTATATCGCCCGGACGCTGCGTCTGACGGACGGTAACGTGAGTGAGGCGGCGCGGCTGGCGGGCCGCAATCGTACTGAGTTTTATCGTCTTCTCAAGCGCCATCACCTCAATCCCCGGGGTTTCAAGAGCTGA
- a CDS encoding sensor histidine kinase: MTRKLFRYLWPSSVLGLVLFGFLLVGTPLILGLLVTGQQIERLTFEGERSLEQAVSITREARETMDRVQALERSARQYRVLQDDEALTHFQARRESFLRQVQTMLALDLPTAPRVTLVNAVVREALLADQVLSEVAPEPWPAFLARPFSILNQMSVALLDESEAVAESAVFDLKRLGEQARDLVYAQMAAVIPIAILLALTFTGLITRPIRQLDYSIRSLAHPEAGPIKAVKGPRDLKVLSVRLEWARRRLSRIERDRQRLLGQVSHELKTPLSAIREGVGLLEEELLGPLAPRQSEVVTILGTSTARLEEQIESLLRFNRIRGGLQPAQTQSVAVRALFDEALLTHSLSLSARDIQVETHLDDGLAVWGDPDMLRTALDNLLSNAIKFSPAGSRVGLFAVREEGTVRIRVSDNGRGIGGGDRHRVFEPFYRGPASAEGAVPGSGLGLSICRDLIRAHGGDVTLARSRDWKTTFEIRLSNGTDDVRNRHAD; encoded by the coding sequence GTGACGCGCAAACTGTTTCGATACCTGTGGCCAAGCAGTGTCCTCGGGCTGGTCTTGTTCGGCTTTCTCCTTGTGGGGACGCCTTTGATTCTCGGACTATTGGTGACCGGTCAGCAGATTGAGCGTCTTACATTCGAGGGGGAGCGGTCCCTGGAGCAGGCCGTCAGTATTACCCGCGAGGCCCGCGAGACCATGGATCGGGTGCAGGCCCTGGAACGGTCAGCTCGTCAGTACCGTGTGCTGCAGGATGATGAGGCCCTGACTCATTTCCAGGCCCGCCGTGAATCCTTTCTGCGCCAGGTCCAGACCATGCTGGCGCTGGATTTGCCTACAGCCCCTCGGGTCACCCTCGTCAATGCCGTGGTTCGGGAGGCGCTGCTGGCCGATCAGGTCCTGAGCGAAGTCGCCCCCGAGCCGTGGCCGGCGTTCCTTGCACGCCCGTTTTCCATTTTGAATCAAATGTCGGTGGCATTGCTTGACGAGAGTGAGGCAGTGGCGGAATCGGCGGTCTTTGATTTGAAACGGCTCGGCGAGCAGGCACGGGATCTGGTTTATGCCCAAATGGCTGCCGTGATCCCCATCGCCATATTGCTGGCCTTGACCTTCACTGGTCTGATTACACGCCCGATTCGACAACTGGATTATAGTATTCGCAGCCTGGCCCATCCCGAGGCCGGCCCGATCAAGGCGGTCAAGGGACCGCGTGATCTGAAGGTCCTGTCGGTTCGCCTGGAATGGGCTCGTCGTCGCTTGTCGAGAATCGAACGGGATCGGCAACGCCTGCTGGGGCAGGTCTCCCATGAGCTGAAAACCCCCTTGAGTGCAATTCGGGAAGGGGTTGGCCTGCTGGAGGAAGAATTGCTCGGTCCTCTGGCGCCACGTCAATCGGAAGTGGTGACCATCCTCGGAACCAGTACGGCCCGCTTGGAGGAGCAGATTGAATCCCTGTTACGGTTCAACCGGATTCGAGGTGGTTTGCAGCCCGCCCAAACGCAGTCCGTCGCGGTTCGGGCCCTGTTTGATGAGGCCTTGCTGACCCATTCCCTGAGCTTGTCGGCACGGGACATTCAGGTGGAAACCCATCTGGACGACGGCCTGGCGGTGTGGGGCGACCCGGACATGCTCCGCACGGCGTTGGATAATCTGCTTTCCAATGCCATCAAATTCTCTCCGGCCGGCAGTCGTGTGGGCTTGTTTGCTGTCCGGGAGGAAGGGACGGTAAGGATCCGGGTCAGTGATAATGGGCGGGGTATTGGTGGCGGTGACCGTCACCGGGTTTTCGAACCCTTTTATCGAGGACCTGCCTCTGCCGAGGGGGCCGTGCCCGGCAGCGGGCTGGGCCTGAGTATTTGCCGGGATCTTATCCGGGCCCACGGGGGCGATGTGACCCTGGCCCGGAGCCGGGACTGGAAAACCACTTTTGAAATTCGTCTGTCCAACGGGACGGATGATGTGAGGAATAGGCATGCGGACTAG
- a CDS encoding MBL fold metallo-hydrolase: protein MKPEVTSFFHEDTNTFSYVVKNPDNHGAVVIDPVLDFDYKAARTWTDTADGILEFIRKEGLAVEWILETHAHADHLSAAPYLAKALGAKIAIGEGIQQVQGRFIKVFNLPNEHQPNGSEFDHLLKDGEIFETAGMKIEVMHTPGHTSDSNSFLVGDAVFVGDTLFMPDAGSARADFPGGDAGMLYDSMQKLLSLPDETRMFMCHDYAPGGREIKNETTVAEQKARNIHAGAGVSRDDYVKMREERDATLPMPRLIIPSVQINMRAGKLPPPEDNDVSYLKVPLNLLGPKPGERSGHD, encoded by the coding sequence ATGAAACCAGAAGTGACATCCTTCTTCCACGAAGACACCAATACCTTCTCCTATGTGGTGAAAAATCCCGACAACCATGGGGCGGTGGTAATCGATCCGGTACTGGATTTCGATTACAAGGCAGCCCGCACCTGGACCGACACTGCGGACGGGATTCTTGAATTCATCAGGAAAGAAGGCTTGGCCGTGGAGTGGATTCTGGAAACCCATGCCCACGCCGATCACCTCTCGGCAGCGCCCTATCTTGCCAAGGCTTTGGGGGCCAAAATCGCCATCGGTGAAGGCATTCAGCAAGTTCAGGGTCGATTCATAAAGGTGTTCAACCTGCCCAATGAACATCAGCCCAACGGGTCGGAATTCGACCACCTCCTGAAGGATGGCGAGATCTTCGAAACGGCAGGGATGAAAATCGAAGTCATGCATACTCCGGGGCACACCTCGGATAGCAACAGCTTCCTGGTCGGAGATGCCGTCTTTGTCGGCGACACCCTGTTCATGCCGGATGCAGGCAGCGCCCGGGCAGACTTTCCCGGCGGCGATGCCGGCATGCTGTATGACTCCATGCAGAAACTGCTCTCACTACCGGACGAAACGCGCATGTTCATGTGCCACGACTACGCACCCGGCGGTCGCGAGATTAAGAACGAAACCACCGTGGCTGAGCAGAAAGCCCGGAATATTCATGCGGGCGCCGGCGTCAGCCGGGATGACTATGTAAAGATGCGTGAGGAGCGGGATGCCACTCTCCCCATGCCGCGCCTGATTATCCCGTCGGTTCAGATCAATATGCGCGCCGGCAAGTTGCCTCCGCCCGAGGACAACGATGTGAGCTACCTCAAGGTCCCCCTCAACCTGCTGGGCCCAAAGCCCGGGGAGCGCAGTGGTCATGACTGA
- a CDS encoding YeeE/YedE family protein, with protein MTEFTPISALIGGAFIGLAAVLLMALNGRIAGISGIAGGLLESSSGDRSWRWLFIIGLLAGVVLHELIRPESFALREGYPPLLLVAAGLIVGIGTRMGSGCTSGHGVCGISRFSARSLVATIAFMITAAITVAVVRHGFGVL; from the coding sequence ATGACTGAATTCACGCCCATTTCAGCCTTGATTGGCGGAGCCTTTATTGGCCTCGCCGCCGTTCTGCTGATGGCCCTTAATGGCCGCATTGCGGGCATCAGCGGTATTGCCGGTGGTCTGTTGGAAAGCAGCAGTGGAGACCGAAGCTGGCGCTGGCTTTTCATCATTGGCCTGCTTGCCGGGGTCGTCCTCCATGAGCTCATACGGCCGGAGAGCTTTGCCCTTCGAGAAGGCTATCCGCCCCTGCTGCTGGTTGCCGCCGGCCTGATCGTCGGCATCGGCACCCGCATGGGAAGCGGCTGCACCAGCGGCCATGGTGTCTGTGGGATTTCCAGGTTCTCTGCCCGCTCTCTGGTGGCCACCATCGCCTTCATGATCACCGCCGCGATTACCGTCGCCGTGGTCCGGCATGGCTTTGGAGTTCTGTGA
- a CDS encoding DUF6691 family protein — protein sequence MKSIAALIAGALFGLGLAISQMINPLKVLAFLDVLGHWDPSLAFVMGGAIAVTLPGFALLKRWEQPILAPRFQWPQREDIDLRLLTGAGLFGIGWGLAGYCPGPGIAAIALNVRESAFIEPFLFTAAMAVGFLLWPWIDRLLSKRPQK from the coding sequence ATGAAAAGTATTGCCGCATTGATCGCCGGCGCCCTATTTGGCCTGGGCCTGGCCATCTCGCAAATGATCAATCCCTTGAAGGTCCTGGCTTTTCTGGATGTTCTGGGTCACTGGGACCCCAGCCTCGCTTTTGTCATGGGCGGTGCCATCGCCGTAACACTGCCCGGCTTTGCGCTGCTGAAACGATGGGAGCAACCAATCCTGGCCCCACGCTTTCAATGGCCTCAACGCGAAGACATCGACCTTCGCCTGCTCACAGGTGCCGGACTATTCGGCATCGGCTGGGGGCTGGCAGGTTACTGCCCAGGACCGGGCATCGCTGCCATTGCGCTGAATGTGCGGGAATCGGCCTTTATCGAGCCGTTTCTATTCACCGCCGCTATGGCCGTCGGCTTCCTGCTCTGGCCATGGATTGACCGTCTACTATCCAAGCGGCCACAGAAATAA